From Lolium perenne isolate Kyuss_39 chromosome 5, Kyuss_2.0, whole genome shotgun sequence, a single genomic window includes:
- the LOC139831637 gene encoding uncharacterized protein codes for MMDEEDEDGVDNEVDSDESGGSDTSDDNEEADPIPSSWNHDLSEAMIVDDRHDSAWEYSMNTISVGARYADKRHLQEAITQWAMNTQRVFRTTVSSQKFLTVVCSDARCPSRVHGYCPKYDTTWVVSDFVPHTCVLKSMLKDHRNLTSTLIATLFYKEIVENTAMGVKAIQNRVHLQYKYVIEYGKAWRAKQTALENRFGTFYDAYDGVVRLLHTLKDRNPGTHVDIQDFVIPEFPNVRVLQRVFFAFSICIEAFMHCRPVMCVDGTFLTGRYKGQILTAIGVDGNNRCVPLAFAFVESENTASWLWFFRQLKKSIVKDRENVCVLHDRHAGILAAIKTLVEAGPDEETPWQDMQSRWCMRHLGANFFSQFRSKGLMNLFKKLCKQNQACKYTFLRGKLDEFTKDHVRHRLAARAALVAAHAAAVAQGTQVPVGPEPDPIGLCDLPGFDPPNTRRRPGRRIKIFAEWIEHEPLERWSLLHDTHGARYGVMTTNLAESYNFVLRGNRALPLTALVEGILYGTMNYFKERRELALKHMLENPNTPYCKAIMEYMDVKMEKGMSHTVLAIGNQERRFEVRLPTDKFGCVNAVRTHEVRIGNEEWPSYMAARSLLDPLIDQKHRASHFEADPQSMEPLQTRTSKKNWMIHPQWEDRLKWAGLLPFARLVEARANVSRLNYDAALITCLVDRWRPETHTFHFRWGEMAPTLQDVSMLLGLPLAGEPIGPLEEPVGWMHTMDARFVGVREGVGPISFEAHGPRQAWLHEFQVQQKRSE; via the exons atgatggacgaggaagacgaggatggaGTGGACAATGAGGTTGACTCAGATGAATCCGGTGGATCCGATACTTCAGATGATAACGAAGAGGCGGATCCGATCCCCTCTTCTTGGAACCATGATTTGTCGGAGGCAATGATAGTCGATGATCGGCACGATTCTGCCTGGGAGTACAGCATGAACACCATCTCAGTTGGTGCTAGATATGCTGACAAGAGACATCTGCAGGAAGCAATCACTCAGTGGGCAATGAACACGCAAAGGGTATTCAGAACCACCGTTTCAAGTCAGAAATTCTTGACAGTGGTCTGCAGCGATGCTAGATGTCCATCAAGGGTGCATGGGTACTGTCCGAAGTATGACACAACATGGGTGGTGAGCGACTTCGTGCCGCACACATGTGTCCTTAAGAGTATGTTGAAGGATCACCGAAACCTTACATCCACTCTTATTGCTACTTTGTTCTACAAGGAGATTGTAGAGAATACAGCAATGGGGGTTAAAGCCATCCAGAATAGAGTTCACCTTCAATATAAGTATGTAATTGAATATGGCAAGGCATGGAGGGCTAAACAGACGGCACTGGAGAACAGATTCGGGACCTTCTATGATGCTTATGACGGTGTCGTCCGTCTCCTGCACACATTGAAGGACCGGAATCCGGGCACCCATGTGGACATACAAGACTTTGTGATACCAGAGTTCCCTAATGTCAGGGTTCTGCAGAGGGTGTTTTTCGCATTCAGCATATGCATCGAGGCTTTCATGCACTGTCGTCCGGTGATGTGTGTAGATGGAACTTTTCTAACTGGGAGGTACAAGGGACAGATTCTGACAGCAATTGGAGTGGATGGCAACAATCGATGTGTGCCTCTCGCATTTGCATTTGTTGAGAGCGAGAACACTGctagctggttatggttcttCAGGCAGTTAAAAAAATCGATAGTGAAAGATCGCGAAAATGTGTGCGTGCTACATGACAGGCATGCAGGTATACTTGCGGCTATCAAGACTCTGGTAGAAGCCGGACCTGATGAAGAGACGCCATGGCAGGATATGCAGAGTAGGTGGTGCATGCGCCACCTGGGGGCCAATTTCTTCTCGCAGTTTAGGAGCAAGGGTCTTATGAATCTGTTCAAGAAGTTGTGCAAGCAGAATCAAGCATGCAAGTACACTTTTCTCCGCGGCAAGCTGGATGAGTTCACTAAGGACCATGTGCGGCACAGGTTAGCCGCCCGAGCTGCATTAGTAGCAGCTCATGCAGCAGCTGTGGCACAGGGTACACAGGTTCCAGTAGGCCCCGAGCCAGATCCTATTGGGCTATGTGACCTGCCTGGATTTGACCCACCCAATACTAGAAGGAGGCCTGGACGACGGATTAAAATTTTTGcagagtggatagagcacgaGCCATTAGAAAGGTGGTCTTTGCTGCATGACACACATGGAGCTAGGTATGGTGTGATGACTACCAACCTAGCTGAGTCATACAACTTCGTGCTTAGGGGAAATAGGGCATTGCCGCTGACAGCCCTTGTGGAGGGTATTTTATATGGCACTATGAATTATTTCAAAGAGAGACGGGAGTTGGCTTTGAAGCATATGCTTGAAAATCCAAACACTCCTTACTGTAAGGCCATTATGGAATATATGGATGTCAAGATGGAGAAGGGTATGTCACacactgttctggccatcggtaaTCAGGAAAGGAGGTTTGAGGTGCGCTTACCAACCGACAAGTTTGGTTGTGTGAATGCGGTGAGAACACATGAGGTCAGAATTGGAAATGAAGAATGGCCATCGT ATATGGCGGCTCGATCGTTGCTCGATCCACTTATTGATCAGAAACATCGTGCATCGCACTTCGAGGCTGACCCGCAGAGCATGGAGCCACTGCAGACCCGTACTTCAAAGAAGAACTGGATGATACACCCTCAGTGGGAAGACAG GTTGAAGTGGGCTGGACTACTACCTTTCGCTCGATTAGTGGAGGCCCGAGCGAACGTTTCGCGTCTGAACTACGATGCTGCTCTGATCACCTGCTTAGTGGATCGATGGAGGCCCgagactcacaccttccactttcGCTGGGGTGAGATGGCTCCTACTCTACAGGACGTGTCTATGTTGCTGGGCCTTCCGTTGGCTGGTGAGCCCATCGGCCCATTGGAGGAACCCGTGGGATGGATGCACACCATGGATGCACGTTTCGTTGGTGTTCGCGAGGGCGTTGGGCCTATCTCTTTTGAGGCTCACGGCCCTCGTCAGGCGTGGCTACACGAGTTCCAG GTACAACAGAAAAGGAGCGAATAA
- the LOC127304882 gene encoding uncharacterized protein, with translation MEAFDLQEFEHYLRAYMPRTRLRLSQACDPVQRDPSTMWDTYPRHSTSGTRHHAAVLTAELQDDAAQYARSLSSGPLLGRYEHHASFAQRLQDKLRRIYATITCTRSSDVAEYRAAQRPPRPSLQVHQPRHAPRPRMEVPPSPRPPSPNQAGGSGWQNQQQQEPTYEYWQRAGFGMEQQFPMPNFGWRPRMDEPEGEGHMSTGSGSRSFWSSAHDQDETQQSYQDWMSSQQQTPPPDPTQYSQHEQGYMLPPRHRQPPVRMYSPSPFQARPPPRRGGGRGRGQ, from the exons ATGGAGGCATTTGATCTTCAGGAATTTGAGCACTACTTGCGGGCATACATGCCTAGGACACGACTTCGTCTGAGCCAGGCGTGTGACCCAGTTCAGAGGGATCCCTCGACAATGTGGGACACCTACCCTCGTCACTCCACTTCAGGCACTCGGCATCACGCA GCCGTGTTGACGGCGGAGCTGCAAGATGACGCCGCCCAGTATGCACGCTCGCTCTCCTCCGGCCCACTTCTTGGACGGTATGAGCACCACGCCTCCTTTGCACAGCGTCTTCAGGACAAACTACGTCGTATCTACGCGACTATCACATGCACGCGATCTTCGGATGTTGCCGAGTACCGAGCAGCACAGCGGCCACCTCGTCCCTCTTTGCAGGTGCATCAGCCGCGGCACGCCCCGCGCCCACGTATGGAGGTACCGCCGAGCCCGAGGCCACCATCTCCTAACCAGGCAGGAGGTTCTGGGTGGCAAAACCAGCAGCAGCAGGAGCCTACTTACGAGTATTGGCAGCGTGCCGGTTTCGGCATGGAGCAGCAATTTCCCATGCCTAACTTCGGGTGGCGTCCCCGTATGGATGAGCCAGAGG GTGAGGGACATATGTCGACGGGGTCCGGATCACGATCCTTCTGGTCCAGTGCTCACGATCAGGACGAAACACAGCAGAGCTATCAAGACTGGATGTCAAGTCAACAGCAAACTCCACCTCCAGATCCCACGCAGTACAGTCAGCACGAGCAGGGGTACATGCTTCCTCCCCGACATCGCCAGCCACCTGTTCGTATGTACTCGCCGTCACCTTTTCAGGCTCGACCGCCACCGAGGCGAGGTGGAGGGAGGGGCCGTGGTCAGTGA
- the LOC127304881 gene encoding uncharacterized protein, translated as MSVPCSDQEFRPVKAKAASLPPGVTAERCWCGRVAKVKQVEDFSDWFGMKFFMCASYEHDPPRSSASSSTRPPSPPPLCKWFHWIDTEQPDWAREEVEEKQRRAWATFFEEERWEKVRANEKAERERQIQKLRAEQARNREVNQKRMDDEAARRFADEEVRREAREAERKRLRERAAEAQAAEERGDKSGKWPRWTQGK; from the exons ATGAGTGTGCCGTGCTCTGACCAGGAGTTTAGGccggtgaaggcgaaggctgcaagtttacccccgggtgtgactgcggagcgttgttggtgcggccgtgttgctaaggttaagcaggtggaggatttctccgactggttcggcatgaaatttttcatgtgtgcgagctatgagcatgatccaccccgtagttcagcttcgtcgtccaccaggccgccG TCTCCCCCGCCCCTATGcaaatggtttcactggatagacacggagcagccggattgggcgcgcgaggaggttgaggagaaacagcgccgtgcgtgggcaacgttctttgaggaggagcgttgggaaaaggttcgtgctaatgagaaagcagagcgagagaggcagatacagaaactaagggcggaacaagctcgtaaccgagaggtgaatcagaagaggatggatgatgaggctgcacgtaggtttGCAGACGAAGAGGTTCGCAGGGAGGCTCGTGAAGCGGAAAGGaagagactaagggaaagagctgctgaagcgcaagcggcagaagaacgcggcgacaagtctggaaaatggccacggtgGACGCAGGGAAAGTAG